From a single Toxoplasma gondii ME49 chromosome II, whole genome shotgun sequence genomic region:
- a CDS encoding hypothetical protein (encoded by transcript TGME49_221220), producing MTRETAAQSCLGLAISRRERQEVFCIDCEDALIWTDWKVGRQSTKRLLLKNVGTEHQTLQYKVPQSRTFSLPFPEPFRLPPGMTKTFLVTFSPHHSQSVVEALEFVCDKGAFVIFLKATEKRAAVSIPRAIDFGLGAVAANTSIPFLVHNTGSLPVTVLWKDVQPFRILPETALIPVGRTEKFTALFHPPGPLAYEGVVVCSLISKHGDRKESEDLSSSVCNAEPRAGTLEEAEKEENNRATLQQPREDAALLKNASWAPDVETEAVQMYSMDVKGIGKIPHLHVKGKTEVAVDFGIVLCGTVETQTLLLDNSSSVRAHFEVLRIGNPPQGNLRASPVTVCSRSGVVEPGEHFPLTFTFHGHSVKEVFQEFQVAMKVGAPITVKVTGVVGHIEATLSSNHLHFGDVPVGRKITKQVQLRNLSKRASSYHFVNLQDSAFVCLDKPSGLLGAQTSVTLSFSFSSLVPLRFHKRAFCLVNGAEEPVVLDLLATAYDEGRPAALTLGHVYLKRWQELENALPPRDSLEFDCQGNPEKVPIPPETPASLFKMLTTDFSDTSRGLSVSPSLVDFKCGESRRTLSVFNRTGEKFLCIWKDSLDRKRKKNPAHVFSVSPRRAELLPNSVTTFQVTYDRVGLTVSADFCELEAIVCPLVNFSRLLPDSLLLPSSLTCWSRALAVQSSNALAPNASVAEAAVQFKPCVPGKKELFNKGDTPLSFDILHKVPDSVASSEDLLACNWPFKVWPPCGQIPPRGFHFVVLQFQPRRASGLVSGTFDVVFDCKEKFTKRIQMFASSWEPEVSVDPDMLVFPRTPAGSVSRREFVVRNLTEIPVSVVFSLEDSRAFSLEEASETRLLPSERKTIVCHFAPKEEGTCRARLLVRTRSVAPVDAETEKSNRSLLSTNFADSLRLVGVSVSEPLSVEPTRLSLGAVTANTTVTREVLLKNATGASVRYKIEVLEEPEERETHLYPLPSSSSHERRPFASHQRSRCEAVRQPALKFEKPESVVGAQSTDRLLFSFTPTKQRNYSFLVRIIQVDLVSDARNRQTSTDELEAEGECRSDEATPLQVLSFTVSAQAVHPVVQILDVRSLNCSTPPSQMWSSMHAASLNEHLAREVEAEDLQFLAARGIDARAKALNRLTSFSVQWGPHPETVGEHAVLLTFHNPGKVPAEVTLETAADMKLSEPPNWAKEAEEAESCGESLLLEPRRLRLVADGFGSVMALFRHKKFRKERVQVALSISKGRCAVLDFCWETAPSSSPILVTRGPMQTLQSVSLDRRPGSVQAVELRNDGDVACSWRLHLAKKNSFHGHNVIAFDPKHAVLPPHTATHLHVRFSPLEQKEYTFPVTLSWHSRDELARSTCQTARSLPLLPTSSSSSSSSSSSSSSSSSSSSSSSSSSSSSSSSSSSSSSSFPSSQPSGAAQSPSAFQGESEAEAKQGFFSDCAGSETSSCLLLKARGVVEREESGENQQTLPGFLRNTKEVIPVASRASLCAEALLLQTVPAKCLIHRFLILRNNDATRVLRFSWDDQNLFPTTDFLTILPAEGTIPPLGREVVHFAFRTPSFPVDLDGEIRCTTTWLSHAEQPTSLASSSSDCEEEILESHGELFDGQDRKNISSRPRGTGEEDTLHESDKVAKEMAKSRIRESWRKPRRRTRAVPSVYLQRLRPSVSLFVRVRVSVDSRFSSMAFLNIPPPLYPRNCRLVSGAAKTPADVHGSARILPCCTATLASEILTEMIRSVLQSDHTAQLLDTLLREPAAYFRDIAENDDFSAFSTQKEHTQSLSDHKKNQGEQSLSAGTGRGKIRATQGRLHAARPKIPGLTFREDFQNWSCLVANFLDCLPTLNSTLESEREELCSSSLENDEKLEILLARDEKLDVGVLPATVSDIFRHMIFSAIEDVFQCQSSSFGSPPSVSSRACRPPFFPDFQSSQTHEAVHS from the exons AtgacgagagaaacagcggcACAGTCGTGTCTAGGTCTCGCGATTTCGCGTCGCGAGCGCCAGGAGGTGTTTTGCATCGACTGCGAAGACGCGTTGATCTGGACAGACTGGAAAGTGGGTCGACAGTCAACGAAACGACTGTTGTTGAAGAACGTGGGAACAGAACACCAAACACTTCAATACAAAGTGCCTCAGAGTCGGaccttttctctgccgtTTCCAGAGCCGTTTCGCCTGCCGCCTGGCATGACCAAGACGTTCCTCGTCACCTTTTCTCCTCACCACTCCCAGTCCGTAGTCGAAGCCCTCGAGTTTGTCTGCGACAAAGGCGCCTTCGTCATCTTCCTGAAGGCGACCGAGAAGCGCGCAGCGGTTTCGATTCCGCGAGCCATCGATTTTGGACTCGGGGCCGTCGCAGCCAACACATCGATCCCTTTTCTTGTTCACAACACTGGATCTCTCCCAGTCACTGTACTGTGGAAGGACGTCCAGCCTTTCCGGATTCTCCCGGAAACGGCGCTCATCCCCGTCGGTCGCACGGAGAAGTTCACTGCACTCTTTCACCCGCCCGGCCCCCTCGCCTACGAAGGCGTAGTTGTCTGTTCCCTCATATCCAaacacggagacagaaaagagtcTGAGGACCTCTCGTCTTCGGTCTGCAACGCAGAGCCTCGTGCTGGAACGTtagaggaggcagaaaaagaggaaaacaatAGAGCGACCCTCCAACAACCAAGGGAAGACGCAGCCTTACTGAAGAACGCTTCGTGGGCGCCTGACGTCGAAACAGAAGCCGTGCAAATGTATTCTATGGACGTAAAGGGAATTGGCAAGATTCCGCATCTCCATGTGAAGGGAAAAACTGAGGTTGCCGTCGACTTTGGAATCGTTCTGTGCGGAACTGTAGAGACCCAGACACTTCTGCTGGACAACAGCTCCTCCGTTAGAGCGCACTTTGAG GTCCTGCGAATTGGAAATCCACCTCAAGGGAATCTTCGCGCTTCCCCAGTTACAGTTTGCTCGCGAAGCGGCGTCGTCGAGCCCGGAGAACATTTTCCTCTGACTTTCACGTTCCACGGCCACTCGGTCAAAGAAGTATTTCAAGAGTTTCAG GTGGCCATGAAGGTCGGGGCTCCCATCACCGTCAAAGTCACAGGCGTCGTTGGGCACATCGAAGCAACTCTCTCCTCCAATCACCTTCATTTTGGGGACGTACCGGTCGGACGCAAG ATTACAAAGCAGGTGCAGCTCCGGAATCTGTCGAAGCGCGCGTCTTCGTATCACTTCGTGAATTTGCAGGACTCGGCATTTGTGTGTCTCGACAAGCCGAGCGGGCTCTTGGGAGCGCAGACCAGCGTCAcactctccttctccttcagttCCCTAGTTCCTCTGAGGTTTCACAAACGCGCTTTCTGCCTGGTTAACGGAGCAGAGGAACCTGTGGTGCTTGACCTCCTCGCCACTGCCTACGACGAAGGTCGCCCTGCAGCTCTCACTCTGGGTCATGTCTACCTGAAAAG ATGGCAGGAGCTAGAAAACGCTCTTCCACCCCGAG ACTCTCTCGAGTTCGACTGCCAAGGAAATCCTGAGAAAGTCCCGATCCCGCCAGAAACACCAGCCTCGCTTTTCAAAATGTTGACTACTGATTTCTCTGATACCTCCAG GGGTCTCTCAGTGTCGCCATCTTTGGTGGACTTCAAATGCGGCGAATCTCGACGAACTCTCTCAGTTTTCAACAGAACGGGCGAAAAA tttctctgcatctggAAAGACTCTCTCGatcgaaaaagaaagaaaaatcCGGCTCAcgtcttctcagtctcccCCCGACGCGCTGAACTTCTCCCCAACAGCGTCACGACTTTCCA GGTGACTTACGATCGTGTGGGCCTGACCGTTTCAGCGGATTTTTGCGAGTTGGAAGCCATCGTCTGTCCGCTGGTGAacttctcccgccttctccccgactcgcttcttcttccgtcttctctcacttGTTGGTCGCGAGCGCTGGCGGTGCAGTCCTCGAATGCGCTCGCGCCCAACGCCTCCGTAGCCGAGGCGGCTGTCCAGTTCAAGCCGTGCGTCCCCGGTAAAAAAGAA CTCTTcaacaaaggagacacgccTCTTTCGTTTGACATTCTTCACAAAGTCCCAGactccgtcgcctcctccgaGGACTTACTTGCATGCAACTGGCCTTTCAA AGTTTGGCCACCCTGCGGCCAGATTCCTCCTCGAGGCTTTCACTTCGTCGTCCTCCAGTTTCAACCTCGTCGAGCGTCGGGACTCGTCTCTGGCACCTTCGACGTCGTTTTCGACTGCAAAGAAAAATTTACGAAACGCATTCAAATGTTTGCCAGTTCCTGGGAGCCGGAAGTCTCCGTGGACCCCGACATGCTT GTCTTCCCCAGAACGCCTGCAGGCTCGGTTTCTAGGCGCGAATTCGTCGTTCGCAATCTGACAGAAattcctgtctctgtcgttttttctttggaGGACTCGAGAGCCTTCTCGCTCGAAGAAGCTTCAGAAACGCGTCTTTTACCGtctgagagaaaaacaatCGTTTGCCATTTCGCTCCCAAAGAAGAGGGCACATGCCGAGCCAGGCTCCTCGTTCGAACGCGCTCCGTTGCTCCAGTCGACGCC gaaacggagaaaagcaaTCGCAGTCTTCTTTCGACGAACTTCGCCGACAGTCTGCGTCTCGtcggcgtttctgtttcggAGCCTCTCAGCGTTGAGCCGACGCGACTCAGTTTGGGAGCAGTCACCGCAAACACAACTGTGACGAGAGAG GTGCTGCTAAAAAACGCAACCGGTGCATCTGTCCGCTACAAAATCGAGGTTCTTGAAGAacctgaagaaagagaaactcaTCTTTAtccccttccttcctcttcttctcacgaGCGTCGTCCTTTCGCGTCACACCAGAGGTCTCGTTGTGAAGCTGTGCGGCAGCCGGCGCTGAAGTTCGAGAAGCCAGAGTCCGTCGTCGGCGCTCAGTCCACCgatcgtcttcttttttcctttactccgacgaaacaaagaaatTACAGTTTCCTCGTGCGCATTATCCAGGTGGATCTTGTGTCCGACGCCC GCAATCGCCAGACCTCGACCGACGAGTTGGAAGCGGAAGGTGAATGCAG aagcgacgaagcgaCGCCACTCCAAGTTCTGTCTTTCACGGTCTCAGCACAAGCAGTCCACCCGGTCGTCCAGATCTTGGATGTCCGTTCTCTCAACTGCTCCACGCCGCCGAGCCAAATGTGGAGCtcaatgcatgcagcttctCTCAACGA ACACCTTGCGCGAGAggtggaggcagaagacCTGCAGTTTCTCGCGGCGAGAGGCATCGACGCTCGGGCAAAAGCTCTGAATCGTCTGACTTCTTTTTCCGTTCAATGGGGACCTCATCCCGAAACCGTTGGAGAACATGCCGTGCTCCTCACTTTTCATAATCCGGGGAAAGTCCCAGCAGAAGTGACTCTCGAAACCGCAGCCGACATGAAGCTCTCAGAGCCCCCCAACTGGGCAAAGGAG gccgaggaagcggagagctGCGGCGAGAGTCTCCTGTTGGAGCCCAGACGCCTGCGACTCGTCGCGGATGGATTTGGCAGCGTGATGGCTCTTTTTCGTCACAAGAAATTTAGAAAAGAGCGAGTTCAAGTGGCTCTCTCGATCTCCAAAGGGAGATGCGCCGTGCTTGACTTCTGCTGGGAGACAGCGCCTTCCAGTTCTCCCATCCTCGTAACTCGAGGCCCCATGCAG ACGCTGCAGAGCGTCTCGCTCGATCGACGCCCAGGGTCAGTGCAGGCTGTGGAGCTTCGGAACGATGGAGacgttgcatgcagctggaGGCTGCACCTCGCGAAAAAGAACTCCTTCCACGGACACAACGTCATCGCTTTCGATCCGAAGCATGCCGTTCTGCCTCCCCACACAGCGACGCATTTGCAtgtgcgcttctctccccttgaACAGAAAGAATATACTTTTCCAGTCACTCTCTCATGGCACTCCCGCGACGAGTTAGCTCGATCCACTTGTCAAACAGCGAGGtcacttcctctcctccctacctcttcttcctcttcctcctcttcttcctcttcttcctcttcctcctcttcctcctcttcttcctcttcttcctcttcttcctcttcttcctcttcttcctcttcctcctcttcctcttttccatCTTCTCAACCTTCTGGCGCTGCGCAGTCACCTTCCGCATTTCAGGGAGAGTCTGAGGCGGAAGCGAAGCAAGGGTTTTTCTCCGACTGTGCAGGCTCAGAGACTTCTTCTTGCCTGCTGTTGAAGGCGCGAGGTgtggtggagagagaggaaagcggagaaaaTCAGCAGACGCTCCCCGGATTCCTCAGAAACACTAAAGAAGTCattcctgtcgcttctcgagCAAGCCTCTGTGCCGAAGCTCTCCTTTTGCAGACCGTCCCCGCAAA atgtttAATTCACCGCTTCCTCATCCTGCGAAATAACGACGCAACTCGCGTCCTCCGGTTTTCCTGGGATGATCAAAACTTGTTCCCCACCACGGATTTCCTCACGATTCTCCCCGCCGAAG GAACTATCCCTCCGTTGGGCCGCGAGGTCGTCCACTTTGCGTTTCGCACTCCCTCCTTTCCTGTCGACTTGGACGGGGAGATTCGGTGCACTACGACATGgctgtcgcatgcagagcagcCGACGTCGCTCGCCTCCTCCAGTTCCG ATTGCGAGGAAGAAATCCTGGAGAGTCACGGGGAACTTTTCGACGGccaagacagaaagaacatATCGAGCCGCCCTCGCGGAaccggcgaagaagacactcTCCACGAGTCCGACAAGGTGGCGAAGGAAATGGCGAAGAGTCGAATTCGCGAG AGCTGGCGGAAGCCGCGCAGGCGAACGCGCGCAGttccctctgtctatctacAGCGTCTGCGACCCAGCGTCTCGCTCTTTGTTCGGGTGCGAGTTTCTGTCgactctcgtttttcttccatgGCTTTCTTGAACATTCCTCCGCCTCTATACCCTCGAAATTGTCGCCTTGTATCAGGCGCAGCGAAAACGCCAGCCG ACGTCCACGGCTCGGCTCGCATTCTCCCATGCTGCACCGCAACTCTGGCGTCTGAAATTTTAACTGAAATGATTCGCTCCGTCCTCCAGTCCGACCACACAGCCCAGCTCCTCGACACCCTCCTGCGAGAACCTGCAGCGTACTTCAGAGACATCGCTGAAAACGACgatttctctgctttttcaaCGCAAAAGGAACACACACAGAGCCTCAGCGACCACAAAAAAAACCAAG GAGAGCAGAGTCTGTCGGCTGGAACTGGGAGGGGAAAGATCAGAGCGACTCAAGgaagactgcatgcagcgaggcCGAAAATTCCAGGACTCACTTTCCGGGAGGACTTTCAAAACTGGTCATGCCTCGTCGCCAATTTCCTCGATTGTCTTCCGACCTTGAACAGCACGCTCGAA AGTGAGCGTGAAGAACTCTGTTCCTCGTCATTGGAAAATGACGAAAAGCTGGAAATCCTTCTCGCTCGAGATGAAAAACTCGACGTCGGCGTTCTCCCCGCCACAGTGTCCGACATTTTCCGGCATATGATCTTTTCTGCGATCGAGGATGTCTTCCAGTGCCAGTCTTCCAGTTTTGGAAGCCCCCCGAGCGTCTCCAGCCGCGCCTGCAGGCCGCCGTTTTTTCCAGATTTCCAGTCTTCACAGACTCACGAAGCTGTGCACTCATAA
- a CDS encoding cyclophilin (encoded by transcript TGME49_221210~Signal peptide predicted by SignalP 2.0 HMM (probability 1.000) with cleavage site probability 0.955 at residue 17), translating to MKLVLLFLALAVSGAVAENAGVRKAYMDIDIDGEHAGRIILELREDIAPKTVKNFIGLFDKYKGSVFHRIIPDFMIQGGDFENHNGTGGHSIYGRRFDDENFDLKHERGVISMANAGPNTNGSQFFITTVKTEWLDGRHVVFGKITTESWPTVQAIEALGGSGGRPSKVAKITDIGLLE from the exons ATGAAGCTCGTG ctgcttttcctcgctcttgcGGTGTCTGGCGCCGTGGCAGAAAATGCCGGAGTCAGAAAG GCGTACATGGATATCGACATCGACGGTGAACATGCCGGGCGCATTATCTTGGAGCTCCGTGAGGACATCGCTCCCAAAACTGTCAAGAACTTCATTGGCCTTTTCGACAAGTACAAGGGCAGCGTTTTCCACCGTATCATCCCCGACTTCATGATCCAG GGAGGAGATTTCGAGAACCACAACGGCACTGGAGGACACAGCATCTACGGCCGAAGATTTGACGACGAAAACTTTGATTTGAAGCACGAGCGAGGCGTCATCTCTATGGCGAACGCCG GTCCGAACACCAATGGCAGCCAATTTTTCATCACCACCGTGAAGACAGAGTGGCTCGACGGCAGACACGTTGTTTTCGGGAAGATCACAACTGAGTCGTGGCCTACCGTCCAGGCTATTGAGGCTCTCGGCGGCAGCGGCGGCCGCCCGTCTAAGGTCGCGAAGATCACGGACATTGGTTTGTTGGAGTAA